A genome region from Caretta caretta isolate rCarCar2 chromosome 22, rCarCar1.hap1, whole genome shotgun sequence includes the following:
- the LOC125629406 gene encoding uncharacterized protein LOC125629406 — protein MSPPRRSKGKSRFPQISEESEILRDCCTGDGMVNETMAQDPQQEGDEEVEPHGVLLQRCKGSVSRSSEQEKACENQYRPEKQQRNQPTQKAGQSVNYQGTQKDNKKTMAQQIILMGERNKTCIECGKKFSKRAHLIIHQRSHTGDKPYECCECGKTFAQRSNLTTHQRIHTGEKPYECCECQKSFTDHSTLISHQRIHTGEKPYECCDCGKCFSRSLHLIQHQRIHTGEKPYECCECGQTFAQSSQLIRHQRIHTGEKPYECCECGKTFTGSSNLISHQRIHTGEKPYECCECGKTFTDSSTLISHQRIHTREKPYRCCECGKTFSWSSALIQHQRIHTGEKPYECCECRKTFSQSSALIQHQRIHTGEKPYACCECGKTFAQSSKLIRHQRIHTRE, from the exons atgtcACCTCCCAGAAGGAGCAAAGGGAAGAGCCGTTTTCCCCAGATCTCAGAGGAAAGTGAGATTCTGAGAGACTGCTGTACAG GTGATGGGATGGTGAATGAGACCATGGCGCAGGATCCTCAGCAGGAAGGTGATGAGGAAGTGGAACCACATGGGGTGTTACTGCAAAGATGCAAAGGGAGTGTGTCCAGGAGTAGTGAGCAGGAAAAAGCCTGTGAGAATCAGTAcaggccagagaagcagcagagAAACCAGCCAACACAGAAAGCTGGTCAATCTGTTAATTATCAGGGAACTCAGAAAGACAACAAGAAAACCATGGCCCAGCAGATTATCCTCATGggagaaagaaataaaacatgcattgagtgtgggaaaaagttCAGTAAGCGAGCACACCTTATTATCCATCAGAGAAGCCACACAGGGGAtaaaccctatgaatgctgtgagtgtgggaaaaccttcgcTCAGAGATCAAACCTTACtacgcatcagagaatccacacaggagagaaaccctatgaatgctgtgagtgtcaAAAATCCTTCACTGATCACTCAACCCTTATTAgtcaccagagaatccacacaggggagaaaccctatgaatgctgtgactGTGGGAAATGCTTCTCTCGGAGCTTACACCTTAttcagcatcagagaatccacacaggggagaaaccctatgaatgctgtgaatgCGGGCAAACCTTCGCTCAGAGCTCACAGCTTATTAGACATCAGcggatccacacaggggagaaaccctatgaatgctgtgaatgcgggaaaaccttcactgGTAGTTCAAACCTTATTagccatcagagaatccacacaggggaaaaaccctatgaatgctgtgagtgtgggaaaacatTCACTGATAGCTCAACCCTTATTAgtcaccagagaatccacaccagAGAGAAACCCTATCGATGCTGTGAATGTGGGAAAACTTTCTCTTGGAGCTCAGCTCTTAttcaacatcagagaatccacacaggggagaaaccctatgaatgctgtgagtgcaggAAAACCTTTTCTCAGAGCTCAGCCCTTATTCAACATcaaagaatccacacaggggagaaaccctatgCATgttgtgagtgcgggaaaacctttgCTCAGAGCTCAAAacttattagacatcagaggatccacacaagAGAGTGA